ATCGCATCAGACGCAAACAAACGGTCGATCGCGCCGAGACGGACCTTTCCATGATGATGGATGAGGTGTCCGGGCTGGAGGAGAACGAAGATATCCCGGATGAGCGATTGCGCCTGATCTTCACCTGCTGCCATCCGGTACTTGAAACCAAATCCCGGATGGCGCTAACGCTTCGCACATTAGGCGGACTGACGACTGGAGAAATCGCACGGGCTTTCCTGGACCGCGAAACCACCATGGGACAGCGATTGTCCCGGGCGAAAGCGAAGCTTGGCGGCGCAGGTATCTCGTATGAAGTGCCAGGTCCCGAACAATGGGCGGAACGGCTCGATGCCGTTTTGGGTGTGGTCTATCTGATCTTCACAACAGGCTTATCTGCACCTGAGGATGATCAACGCGGTCTCGCCCACGAAGCTATCTTCCTTTGCAACATATTGAACAAACTTCGGCCTGATGACCCGGAAATCGAAGGTTGCCTCGCGCTTTTGACACTCAATTATGCGCGCCGTGCGGCACGGTTTGACGGTGAGGGAGCTCGCGTTGCCTTTCTCGATCAGGACCGGGCGCTCTGGCAGTCTTCAGAACTGCAAGACGGCATCTCGCTGGTCGAAACCGCCTTGGCGCGCCGAAAACTGGGGCCTTACCAAATCAAAGCGGCGATTGCAGCGTGCCATTGTGAAGGCGCATCGCCAGACTGGGCACAAATCCTGTTGCTCTACGAAGAGTTGCTGGTTTTCGAGCCGACGGATGTGGTCCGCCTGAACCGTGCTGTTGCATTGGCGGAGATCGGCGCCCTCCATGAGGCACTGGAACTGATTGCGGTGTTGGAGCCGGATCTCTCGGACTATCAGCCTCTTTATGCCGCCAAGGCGGAACTGCTTTATCGCGCGGGGAACCTCGGCAAGGCGCACTCCGTCTATGCGAAGGCAATCGCATTGGCACAGGCGAAAGCCGACCGTTTGTTTCTGGAACACCGGGCAAGGCGGTGTGTCAGGGAGCAGTCATAACCGGATGATACCGGTCAGTTTCGCCAAACGGTATTTGAAGGATTTTTGTTGCAATGACGATGACATGGTTTTCGCCAAAGGTGGAAAAGCGGAGCAGCGGATTCGAAGGGCGCGGTCTTTTTGCCATTGCGCCAATCACCAAAGGTGAGCTGGTGGTCGTCAAGGGCGGTCATGTGTTCGACCGGGCAAGGCGCGACGAACTTGCAAAGAGTTTGGGACCGGCGGAGATCCAGATCGGGGACGACCTGTTTATTGGGCCGGTATCAGCCGACGAGCGCGAAAGCTCGATGATGCACCTCAATCATTCGTGTGCGCCAAATCTCGGAATTCGGGGCCAGATTGCCTTTCATGCGATGCGCCACATCAAAGACGGTGAGGAACTCAGTTTTGACTATGCGACGGGTGATGATGATGACTGGGAAATGGAATGCGCTTGCGGCACTGATCGCTGCCGCGGACTTATAACAGGACGAGACTGGCGCCGTGCGGAACTGCAGGTTCGGTATGCTGATTGGTTCTCGGATTACTTGGCGCGGAAAATTACATAAAATATAGATTTCATTTCGTTTGAGTGTCTTGCAATTGAATCACGTTTTCCTGTAGTAAATGTAATGATTATACATTTGAATAATTATTGAATATACGAACGGGTGGTCGCATCTCCAGTGCATCGAACGGCACAAACTCATGGAGGAATGACATGCCCCTGAAAAAAACACTCATCACAGCAACACTCGCCACCGCAGCTTTGGGAATTGGCAGTGCGCACGCCCTTGAACAATGCCAACCATTTTCGGTTACAGCGCCGATGAATGAACATCGCGTCGTCAAAGTGGTAAAGCAGGGATCCGATGCACCGATGCCCGGTGATCTTCGAATCGGTCACAGCGATCTCGTCGACAACAACGGCAACGCGGTGGGCTCAGTTGAATGGGAAACCCGTGTCCTCGGTGAAGATGATGCAGGTCAGGTCCGGCTGGCTTCTGATGTTGTCCTGAGCTTTGAAAACGGCAATCTCTATGCCCGTTCAGGGGCTTATACGGTCGACAAACCGGTTCATTCACCGGAAACCCGCACGATCGGCAATGAACAGACCCGCGATGTGCTCGGTGGATCGGGCGTGTTTGAAGATGCCAATGGCCAGATCACCTTTTCGATGCAGGAGAATGGTGACGCCCAACTCAATGTGAACATCGCCTGCACCTAAGACGATGAGGCAGATCGGTCTGAGGTTGGGCCGGTCTGCCTTGCCCTCCAAGATAGTCATCATTACCACCAATCCTGATTGGCTGTTGTTGCGTAACGACATAAACGCAAACAGGACAATCTATGGGCACTTTGGCAATTGTGATTGGGGCAACGGGCGGCATCGGTTCCGCCTTGGTGCGGGTGCTGGATGAAAGTGGTCCTTATGACCGCGTGGTTGGCCTTTCCCGGAGAACGCATCCAGGTTTGGATTTGCTCGACGAGACCAGCATTCAAGCCGCTGCCAAATGGGTTGCCGGGCAGGGTGATGATCTCCGGCTCGTCTTTGATGCAACCGGCGCTTTGACGCTCGGCGATCGCAAGCCGGAAAAGAGCCTTCGGGAGCTGGATCCACAAGCCCTTGCAGAATCTTATGCCATCAACGCCATCGGTCCGGCGCTTTTGATGAAGCATTTCCTTCCGCTCCTACCCAAGGATGGCAAAAGCGTCTTTGCAACACTATCGGCGCGGGTTGGATCCATTTCAGACAACAATCTGGGGGGCTGGTACGGTTACCGGGCATCGAAAGCCGCCCTTAATCAGCTTGTGCGGACCGCCTCCATTGAGCTCGCGCGGCGCAAACCGCATGCGGTCTGTGTCGCGCTTCATCCTGGAACCGTGCGGACACCATTGACTGAAGGGTTTGCCAAATCGGGTCTGGAGGTGCAGGCGCCCGATAAGGCCGCCGAACGCCTGCTGACCGTGATCAACGGCCTGACACCGGCCGAGACCGGCGGCTATTTTGATCACATGGGCGAACGGATCGAGTGGTAGCCCACGCCGATCCGGTCTTTTTGTTGCTGCCGGTTTGATCAAGACAGTTTCATCGTCACCATACCGGCGACGATCAGCAGTGCCGCGATCAGGCGTTGCGGGGTGATCGCTTCGCCAAGTACCCAGACACCGACGGCAAAAGCGCCGATCGTACCAATCCCGGTCCAGATCATGTAAGCCGTTCCGAGCGGCAAACTGCGCATTGAAACTGCCAGCAGTCCGAAAGATCCGGCCATGGCCACAGTCATGACAAAGGTTGGCAAGAAGCGGCTGAAGCCGTGCGATTGTTTCATCGCATACGCCCAGATGATTTCCAGAAGGCCGGCCAAAAACAACAAGACCCAAGCCATGTTTGTCTCCATGCTCGGGTCGTCCCGGATTGAATGTAATGGGGAGGCGCGGCCGTCCGCGTACCCGTCAGATAAGAAGTCACTTGACGGGTTCAAGTCTGGTTATGTTCAATCAGACATCTTTTGCTCCAGCCGCGTCGCTTTGGGAATTGTTCATGTCAGATCCGTTTTTTCAGCCCGTTTCCGGGTTCGACCTGCCGCGCTTTGCCGGTGTGCCGACATTCATGCGGCTGCCCCATGTCGAACTCGACAACCCCCGGCTACCGGAGGTGCAGATCGGCCTGATCGGAGCGCCCTGGGATGGTGGCACGACCAACCGTCCCGGTCCGCGCCACGGTCCCCGTCAGCTCCGGGACGCCTCTACAATGATCCGGGCGCAAAACGGGGATACGGGTGTGCGGCCATTTGAGCTGGTCAATTGCGCGGATCTTGGTGATGTCGGACCGAACCCGGCAAGTGTTGACGACAGCCTGCACCGGATGACCACATATTATGATGAAGTTCTGGATGCAGGCGTCGTCCCGCTGACAGCTGGTGGTGATCACCTGTGCTCGCTACCGATACTCCGAGCGATCGCCAACAAACACGGACCGGTCGGGATGATCCATTTCGACAGCCATACAGATCTCTTCAAGAGCTATTTTGGCGGCATGCAATATACCCATGGAACGCCCTTCCGGCGCGCTGTTGAAGAGGAATTGCTGGACCCCAAGCGGGTTGTGCAGATCGGCATTCGCGGAACGGCTTATGATTTTGAAGACCGGGATTTTGCCGAGAGTGTTGGCATTCGGGTGATTGCCATCGAGGAGTATTTCGCCCGCGGGGTGCAGGATGTCCTGGCGGAGGCAAAGGAGATCGCCGGTCAAGGCGCGACATATGTCTCCTACGACATCGATTTTGTTGATCCGGCGTTTGCCCCAGGGACCGGCACACCGGAAGTCGGAGGTCCGAACTCTTTTGAAGCGCTGCAAGTCGCGCGCATGCTGGACGGGGTCAATATTGTCGGGGCGGATCTTGTAGAGGTGTCGCCGCCGTTCGATCAAAGCGGCGGGACGGCCTTCCTGGGTGTTTCGATCATGTTCGAACTCTTGTGCAACATGGCCTTGACCCTGAAAGGAGCGGAGCAGGAATGAAAACAACCAAACTCCCGGTTAAGCCGGACGCCAAATCGCCCGCCGGTGCTCAAATCCGTTACATCATGGACGGCGAGACCGGGAACATGATCCACAGTACAGTCCCGCCCGGGCAAGTGAACAAGGGATGCCGTTTGAAGACCGTCAGCGAGTTTTGGCATGTGCTGGAGGGGCGCGGTCAAATCTGGCGTGCAAGGGAAGGGCGTGAAGAAACGGTGGTTCTGGAAGCTGGAGTGTCCATCGACATTCCGGTAGGGACAGCGTTTCAATACCGCTGCGACGGCGATCAGCCGCTGAAATTCATCTGTATCTCCATGCCACCATGGCCGGGAGATTCAGAAGCCGAGCCTGTTAAAGGAATATGGAAGCCGACCATCGGCTGATTGGCAGTGGATTGCCGGATAATATCCGTCTTCGGCTTCTGACGTTTATTGCACGTTTTATAGTCAAGCTGATCCGGTTTGAACAACCGACGTACCATTTCTGCTTGTAATAGCATTGCGCCTTGGAAGCGCTCCCAATAACGTTAATGAAAACCATAGGGAGCGATCGCATGAAATCCGGTCTTTTGAAACTGGCCATAGGCCTGTCCTTGTCGCTTGGTGCTGTTCACGCACAGGCGGAAACGCGCATCACCTACAAGTCGGCGAAGTCCACCTCGTCCTACTACCAAATGGGCGTTCAGATTGCTGAAGCGGTCAAGGAAGGCAGCAACGGCGACATCATCGTCACCGTTGAAGAAAGCCAGGGCTCAGTTCAAAACGTGATGGAAGCCCGTGCGCGCGGCGGAGACTATGTCTTCACCACACCGCCGGTGCTCGTGAGGCTTGCCCAGGGCGGCAAAGCCATGTTCGAGGGCAAGGGCGATCCGAAGTTCGACGAGATCCGCGCCCTTTTCCCGATCCCGTCGCTGACCATGCATTTCGTCATGTCTGAAAAGAGCGGCGTGACGGATTTCGCTGGTATGGAAGGCAAAACCATCCTGCTCGGTAAAGGTTCATTCGGGGCGCGTGAAGGTGAGAAGTACCTCAAGCTCTTCGGCCTGGAAGGCAAGGTCGATCTTGCCGAGGTTGAACTGTCCAATGCTGTTGCGGCGCTCAAGAATGGCCAAATCGACGGATTTGTGACCGCCGGGTCCTGGCCGGCACCGAACGTTATTGAAGCGGCTGCGTCGACCGGAGTGAATGTCATTTCATTGTCTGATGATCAGATCGCGCAATCCAAGCGGGCCAAGCTGGTCATTCCGGCGGGCACCTATGCCGGACAGAGCGAAGACATCACCACAACATCCTTGCCGGTGGTCGCCTTTACCACGACTGCAAT
This window of the Roseibium alexandrii DFL-11 genome carries:
- a CDS encoding RNA polymerase sigma factor — encoded protein: MTASGSNAIAVTKVLGGLARDERGRLLSILIGKFRDFQLAEDVLQDAMVSAVSHWGRNGLPKSPQAWLLKVAYRKAIDRIRRKQTVDRAETDLSMMMDEVSGLEENEDIPDERLRLIFTCCHPVLETKSRMALTLRTLGGLTTGEIARAFLDRETTMGQRLSRAKAKLGGAGISYEVPGPEQWAERLDAVLGVVYLIFTTGLSAPEDDQRGLAHEAIFLCNILNKLRPDDPEIEGCLALLTLNYARRAARFDGEGARVAFLDQDRALWQSSELQDGISLVETALARRKLGPYQIKAAIAACHCEGASPDWAQILLLYEELLVFEPTDVVRLNRAVALAEIGALHEALELIAVLEPDLSDYQPLYAAKAELLYRAGNLGKAHSVYAKAIALAQAKADRLFLEHRARRCVREQS
- a CDS encoding SET domain-containing protein, yielding MTMTWFSPKVEKRSSGFEGRGLFAIAPITKGELVVVKGGHVFDRARRDELAKSLGPAEIQIGDDLFIGPVSADERESSMMHLNHSCAPNLGIRGQIAFHAMRHIKDGEELSFDYATGDDDDWEMECACGTDRCRGLITGRDWRRAELQVRYADWFSDYLARKIT
- a CDS encoding SDR family NAD(P)-dependent oxidoreductase — its product is MGTLAIVIGATGGIGSALVRVLDESGPYDRVVGLSRRTHPGLDLLDETSIQAAAKWVAGQGDDLRLVFDATGALTLGDRKPEKSLRELDPQALAESYAINAIGPALLMKHFLPLLPKDGKSVFATLSARVGSISDNNLGGWYGYRASKAALNQLVRTASIELARRKPHAVCVALHPGTVRTPLTEGFAKSGLEVQAPDKAAERLLTVINGLTPAETGGYFDHMGERIEW
- a CDS encoding DMT family transporter produces the protein MAWVLLFLAGLLEIIWAYAMKQSHGFSRFLPTFVMTVAMAGSFGLLAVSMRSLPLGTAYMIWTGIGTIGAFAVGVWVLGEAITPQRLIAALLIVAGMVTMKLS
- the speB gene encoding agmatinase, which gives rise to MSDPFFQPVSGFDLPRFAGVPTFMRLPHVELDNPRLPEVQIGLIGAPWDGGTTNRPGPRHGPRQLRDASTMIRAQNGDTGVRPFELVNCADLGDVGPNPASVDDSLHRMTTYYDEVLDAGVVPLTAGGDHLCSLPILRAIANKHGPVGMIHFDSHTDLFKSYFGGMQYTHGTPFRRAVEEELLDPKRVVQIGIRGTAYDFEDRDFAESVGIRVIAIEEYFARGVQDVLAEAKEIAGQGATYVSYDIDFVDPAFAPGTGTPEVGGPNSFEALQVARMLDGVNIVGADLVEVSPPFDQSGGTAFLGVSIMFELLCNMALTLKGAEQE
- a CDS encoding cupin domain-containing protein, translated to MKTTKLPVKPDAKSPAGAQIRYIMDGETGNMIHSTVPPGQVNKGCRLKTVSEFWHVLEGRGQIWRAREGREETVVLEAGVSIDIPVGTAFQYRCDGDQPLKFICISMPPWPGDSEAEPVKGIWKPTIG
- a CDS encoding TAXI family TRAP transporter solute-binding subunit → MKSGLLKLAIGLSLSLGAVHAQAETRITYKSAKSTSSYYQMGVQIAEAVKEGSNGDIIVTVEESQGSVQNVMEARARGGDYVFTTPPVLVRLAQGGKAMFEGKGDPKFDEIRALFPIPSLTMHFVMSEKSGVTDFAGMEGKTILLGKGSFGAREGEKYLKLFGLEGKVDLAEVELSNAVAALKNGQIDGFVTAGSWPAPNVIEAAASTGVNVISLSDDQIAQSKRAKLVIPAGTYAGQSEDITTTSLPVVAFTTTAMDDDTAYALTKTFWEQKAKMGEGAAWWNGVDQGLMENITGKIHPGAVRYYQEAGIDLTDAQK